A stretch of the Proteus sp. ZN5 genome encodes the following:
- the pqiC gene encoding membrane integrity-associated transporter subunit PqiC: MKYIIGVFVLMLTACSSQTNKTYYQLPDVYQGGVSEQTSATQSTKKPQIWVQPIRLSNMLVNAGIVYQTTDINYTVANQHLWINPLDQQLQQNLISGLTKELPGTVVANQPVEDNLAKLTVTVNYFQGRYDGQVIISGDWIYTENNKVINQPFSLVLTQTEDGYPALVRTLGQGWEQVVSDIAKAIQAQY, translated from the coding sequence ATAAAATACATCATTGGGGTATTTGTATTGATGTTAACGGCATGTTCAAGCCAGACTAATAAAACGTATTATCAGTTACCTGATGTTTATCAAGGTGGCGTGTCAGAACAAACCTCGGCAACTCAGTCAACCAAGAAGCCTCAAATTTGGGTTCAGCCGATCCGTTTATCTAATATGCTAGTCAATGCTGGAATTGTTTATCAAACGACGGATATTAACTATACCGTGGCTAATCAGCACCTATGGATTAATCCACTTGATCAGCAATTACAACAGAACCTTATTTCAGGTTTAACAAAAGAATTACCGGGTACAGTGGTTGCTAATCAACCTGTTGAAGATAATTTAGCGAAATTAACAGTCACGGTTAATTACTTTCAAGGTCGCTATGATGGACAGGTAATTATTTCGGGTGATTGGATTTATACTGAAAACAATAAAGTGATTAATCAGCCATTCTCTTTAGTTTTAACACAAACAGAAGATGGTTATCCAGCTTTAGTGCGTACATTAGGACAGGGATGGGAGCAAGTTGTTTCTGATATAGCGAAAGCAATTCAAGCTCAATACTAA
- a CDS encoding ASCH domain-containing protein — translation MLEILKKKYPTAISWSFGDNAQLADELAMLVVEGKKTATCSSLNGFFSDSVIPVIGGFSIILNSQNEPVCVIRTRSLQLIRFNEVTEELAKREGEGDLSLAYWQEGHKDFFNREGHFSEDMELVFEEFELIEVCKRC, via the coding sequence ATGTTAGAAATCCTTAAAAAGAAATATCCCACTGCGATCAGTTGGTCATTTGGTGATAATGCTCAGTTAGCGGATGAGCTTGCTATGCTGGTGGTAGAAGGAAAAAAAACGGCAACGTGTAGCTCATTAAATGGCTTTTTTAGTGACAGCGTTATTCCTGTTATTGGGGGATTTAGTATTATTCTAAACAGTCAAAATGAGCCAGTTTGTGTTATTCGAACACGTTCTTTGCAGCTAATCCGATTTAATGAAGTCACTGAAGAATTGGCTAAGAGAGAAGGTGAAGGCGATTTAAGTTTGGCATATTGGCAAGAAGGGCATAAAGATTTCTTTAATCGAGAAGGCCATTTTTCAGAAGATATGGAGTTGGTATTTGAAGAGTTTGAATTAATAGAAGTATGTAAGAGGTGTTAA
- the pqiB gene encoding intermembrane transport protein PqiB, which yields MTEKNETALTEAKINKLKSWSPVWIIPLVTLLIGAWILYYHFSHQGPEVTLITYNADGIEAGKTKIKSRSVDIGLVESVTLDSNFSRVIITARLDKGMKELLRADTAFWVVRPQVGKEGVTGLGTLLSGAYIELQPGLKGKEEDEFNLLDSPPLASPDAKGIRINLVSERAGQLNAGDPVLFRGYQVGSVETSEFNIDKRDMHYQLFIKAPYDKMVTSNVRFWKDSGIAFDMSSSGVRVEMASLSTLFSGGVSFDVPAGWVPGDPIAPKTEFKLYDNEKSIQNSLYTDYRSYIMFFSDSVRGLQAGAPVEFRGIRMGTVVQVPYYTKGMQQSLDKDFRIPVLIHVEPERFANDVGESFDFVKEIASASNNGLRASLKSGNLLTGALYIDLDFYPDETQWKGPQEVAGFQQIPTVGSGLAQIQQKVMTSLDKINNLPVEPMLKEMTATLSESQKAVSEAKETLKSLNAMIGSDEFRNLPNDIQQSLKEINRSMQGFQPGSPAYGKMIDNMQQLDQVLREMQPLLKTLNNKSNALIFEAKEGKDPEPKRAEK from the coding sequence GTGACTGAAAAGAATGAAACTGCTTTAACTGAAGCAAAAATTAACAAGCTAAAAAGCTGGTCTCCAGTTTGGATCATACCACTTGTCACCTTACTGATTGGTGCGTGGATACTTTATTATCATTTCAGCCATCAGGGTCCAGAAGTTACATTAATTACCTATAATGCAGATGGCATTGAAGCAGGTAAAACCAAAATTAAAAGTCGCAGTGTAGATATTGGTCTAGTTGAAAGTGTCACACTCGATAGCAATTTTAGTCGAGTTATTATCACGGCTCGCCTTGATAAAGGAATGAAAGAGTTATTACGCGCGGATACTGCATTTTGGGTTGTAAGGCCTCAAGTCGGTAAAGAAGGTGTAACGGGTTTAGGGACTTTACTTTCGGGTGCTTATATAGAGCTACAACCGGGGCTAAAGGGTAAAGAAGAAGATGAATTTAATCTTCTCGATTCTCCACCGCTAGCCTCGCCAGATGCAAAAGGTATTCGCATTAATTTAGTCAGTGAAAGAGCTGGCCAACTAAATGCGGGTGATCCTGTTTTATTCAGAGGTTACCAAGTCGGTTCTGTTGAAACCAGTGAATTTAATATTGATAAACGAGATATGCATTATCAACTCTTTATCAAAGCACCTTATGACAAAATGGTGACATCGAATGTTCGATTCTGGAAAGATTCCGGTATCGCTTTTGATATGTCTTCATCGGGTGTACGTGTTGAGATGGCATCACTTTCTACACTCTTTAGTGGAGGTGTTAGTTTTGATGTTCCTGCGGGATGGGTGCCTGGTGATCCTATTGCACCTAAAACAGAATTTAAGCTTTATGATAATGAAAAGAGTATTCAAAACTCGTTGTATACCGATTATCGTAGCTACATTATGTTCTTCTCTGATTCTGTAAGAGGATTGCAAGCTGGAGCGCCTGTTGAATTCCGAGGAATTCGTATGGGAACGGTTGTACAAGTACCTTATTACACTAAAGGTATGCAACAATCGCTGGATAAGGATTTTCGTATTCCTGTACTTATCCATGTTGAGCCAGAACGTTTCGCCAATGATGTCGGTGAGAGTTTTGACTTCGTTAAAGAAATAGCCTCAGCTTCTAATAATGGATTAAGAGCATCACTGAAATCAGGTAACCTTTTAACTGGTGCACTTTATATTGATCTTGATTTCTATCCTGATGAAACTCAATGGAAAGGCCCACAAGAAGTTGCCGGTTTCCAACAAATTCCGACAGTTGGTTCTGGTTTAGCGCAAATTCAGCAAAAAGTGATGACATCACTGGACAAGATCAACAATCTTCCTGTTGAACCAATGCTTAAAGAGATGACAGCAACATTATCTGAAAGCCAAAAAGCTGTCAGTGAAGCTAAAGAAACACTGAAGTCATTGAATGCCATGATTGGTAGTGATGAATTTAGAAATCTTCCTAATGATATTCAGCAGTCATTAAAAGAGATCAATCGTAGTATGCAAGGCTTCCAACCAGGTTCTCCTGCATACGGAAAAATGATTGATAATATGCAGCAGCTTGATCAAGTGTTAAGAGAGATGCAGCCTTTATTGAAAACATTAAACAATAAGAGCAACGCATTGATTTTTGAAGCGAAGGAAGGTAAAGATCCTGAACCAAAGAGGGCTGAAAAATGA
- the rlmKL gene encoding bifunctional 23S rRNA (guanine(2069)-N(7))-methyltransferase RlmK/23S rRNA (guanine(2445)-N(2))-methyltransferase RlmL has protein sequence MRSLFASTGRGLEELLKSELEHLGAQACQITQGGVYFRADDKTMYQSLLWSRLASRIMLPLNEFNVYSDLDLYLGVQAIDWSEIFTVDQTFAIHFNGTNDIIRNSQYGALKAKDAIVDSFQRKIGQRPDVAKQSPDIRLTIHLHKEKASLSLDLSGDGLHQRGYRDLTGQAPLKENLAAAIIMRSGWKIDTPLIDPMCGSGTLLIEAAMMATDCAPALNRVHWGFRHWLGHDEALWKEVTHEAFARFREGKKNTTARFYGFDVDKRVLDMARANARRADVAELITFAHGDAAKLTNPVSAEIKGTIISNPPYGERLESEPALIALHSQLGRAVKAHFPGWRLSLFSASPELLSCIQLRAEREFKAKNGPLDCVQKNYLLSDTPSTINTGLAEDFANRLRKNEKKLAKWAKQQQIECYRLYDADLPEYNVAVDRYGDKVVIQEYAPPKTVNEHKARQRLFDVISATMEVLALRSDQLILKTRQRQKGKQQYEKMAEKGDFFLVDEFGAKFWVNLTDYLDTGLFLDHRIARKMLGEMSNGKDFLNLFAYTGTASVHAGIGGAKSTTTVDMSRTYLEWAEKNFQANGLSGRQHRLMQADCIQWLMQSNEQFDVIFIDPPTFSNSKRMENTFDVQRDHIELMKHLKRLLRKGGTIMFSNNKRGFKMEHDELAKIGLCAKEITQKTLSQDFARNRQIHNCWLLTHAGEE, from the coding sequence ATGCGCTCTCTGTTTGCCAGCACAGGCCGAGGTCTGGAAGAACTATTAAAATCTGAACTTGAACACCTTGGTGCTCAGGCTTGCCAGATAACACAAGGCGGTGTTTATTTCCGTGCTGATGATAAAACCATGTATCAGTCTTTACTTTGGAGTCGTTTAGCGTCGCGCATTATGTTGCCGTTAAATGAATTCAATGTTTATAGTGATCTAGACTTATACCTTGGTGTGCAGGCAATTGATTGGAGTGAGATTTTTACTGTTGATCAGACTTTTGCTATCCATTTTAATGGTACGAATGACATTATTCGTAATAGCCAATATGGTGCATTAAAAGCGAAAGATGCGATCGTTGACTCATTCCAACGTAAAATAGGGCAACGTCCGGATGTCGCTAAACAATCCCCTGATATCCGCTTAACCATTCACCTTCATAAAGAAAAAGCCTCGCTATCTTTAGATTTAAGTGGTGATGGTTTACATCAGCGCGGCTACCGCGACTTAACAGGGCAAGCACCTTTAAAAGAGAACTTAGCTGCCGCAATTATTATGCGTTCAGGCTGGAAAATTGACACACCACTGATCGACCCAATGTGTGGCTCTGGTACATTATTAATTGAAGCAGCCATGATGGCGACTGATTGTGCCCCAGCATTAAATCGTGTGCATTGGGGTTTCCGTCATTGGTTAGGCCACGATGAAGCGTTGTGGAAAGAAGTGACCCATGAAGCTTTTGCCCGTTTCCGTGAAGGTAAAAAGAATACTACTGCGCGTTTCTATGGTTTTGATGTTGATAAGCGCGTATTGGATATGGCAAGAGCCAACGCACGCAGAGCCGATGTTGCCGAACTTATCACATTTGCTCATGGTGATGCGGCTAAACTGACAAACCCTGTTTCAGCAGAAATCAAAGGGACAATTATCAGCAACCCACCATATGGTGAACGCTTGGAAAGTGAACCTGCATTAATTGCACTTCACAGCCAATTAGGAAGAGCGGTAAAAGCACACTTCCCAGGTTGGAGATTGTCACTATTTAGTGCATCACCTGAGTTGTTAAGTTGCATTCAATTACGTGCTGAACGAGAGTTCAAAGCAAAAAATGGTCCTCTAGATTGTGTACAAAAGAACTATTTGCTTTCTGATACACCATCAACGATTAACACTGGACTTGCGGAAGATTTTGCAAACCGTTTACGTAAAAATGAGAAAAAACTCGCGAAATGGGCAAAACAACAGCAAATTGAATGTTATCGTTTATACGATGCTGATTTACCTGAATATAATGTTGCTGTCGATCGCTATGGCGATAAAGTGGTTATCCAAGAGTATGCGCCACCTAAAACAGTTAATGAGCACAAAGCTCGCCAGCGTTTATTTGATGTGATTAGTGCCACAATGGAAGTACTGGCATTACGTTCTGATCAACTGATTTTAAAAACCCGCCAACGTCAAAAAGGCAAACAGCAATATGAAAAAATGGCCGAAAAGGGTGATTTCTTCTTAGTTGACGAATTTGGTGCAAAATTCTGGGTGAACTTAACAGATTATCTTGATACAGGGTTGTTCTTAGATCACCGTATTGCACGAAAAATGTTGGGTGAAATGAGCAATGGAAAAGACTTCTTAAATCTTTTTGCTTATACCGGTACGGCTTCTGTTCACGCGGGAATTGGTGGTGCAAAAAGTACAACAACGGTTGATATGTCACGTACTTATCTTGAATGGGCTGAGAAAAACTTCCAAGCGAATGGCCTATCGGGTAGACAACACCGTTTAATGCAAGCAGATTGCATTCAGTGGTTAATGCAGAGCAATGAACAATTTGATGTGATTTTTATCGATCCGCCTACGTTTTCTAACTCAAAACGAATGGAAAACACCTTTGATGTGCAGCGTGATCACATTGAACTAATGAAGCATCTGAAACGTTTGTTAAGAAAAGGCGGAACAATTATGTTCTCAAATAACAAACGTGGATTCAAAATGGAACATGACGAGTTAGCAAAAATTGGGTTGTGTGCAAAAGAGATAACACAGAAAACATTATCACAAGACTTTGCACGTAACCGCCAAATTCACAATTGCTGGCTGTTAACTCATGCTGGTGAGGAATAA
- a CDS encoding Lon protease family protein, translating into MKNNELEWQALRPDYASYQTFFQTASQLPASLLREVQPRLYESLQWLNNADSGQFMLLKADDSAAYFDMLTDTLTQSGIKTDPVVGSYQAEAHKIYWQENVHGAFSSSESITCCQWIEPEQLFGSFYCHKDEVTLSPGLLHKVNGGILVLSIKSLLVQPLMWFRLKKMVEEQRFEWLVWNDNQSLPLPIESMPLNLRVILVGDRLSLEELEFMEPELNSTALYGEYEYDMYLEDETALSQWCGFVNSLCQKYRLPSLSADAWEVLLAQAARQHEDQLMLSLDLEWLLRQLRYAIRFNHESSLTADALKKAEENRLWRHSYLLERSRDEILQDQVMIQTEGEAVGQINGLSVLDYPGYPDLIGEPTRITCVAHIGDGEFTDVERKAELGGNLHAKGMMIMQAYLNSELRLDQPQPFSTSIVFEQSYGEVDGDSASLAELCAFISTLAQQPIDQQIAVTGAVDQFGQVQPIGGVNQKIEGFFDICQQRGLTGAQGVIIPLANIRHLVLNENVQQAVKEEKFHIWPVTHVAEAITLLTRQPYYEEQCEPEQSDSHLLAVIHDRITLANNQDRPKLPWFLRLFR; encoded by the coding sequence TTGAAAAACAACGAATTAGAATGGCAGGCGTTACGTCCTGATTACGCCTCCTACCAAACTTTCTTTCAAACAGCATCTCAATTACCTGCATCTCTACTTCGTGAGGTTCAACCTCGCCTGTATGAAAGCCTACAATGGTTAAACAATGCAGATTCAGGGCAGTTTATGCTGTTAAAAGCGGATGATTCTGCTGCTTACTTTGATATGTTGACAGATACATTAACGCAATCAGGGATCAAAACTGATCCTGTTGTTGGCAGTTATCAAGCAGAAGCCCATAAAATTTATTGGCAAGAAAATGTACATGGTGCATTTTCATCATCGGAATCTATTACCTGTTGCCAGTGGATAGAGCCAGAGCAACTCTTTGGTTCATTCTATTGCCATAAAGACGAAGTTACTCTTAGCCCCGGCTTATTACATAAAGTAAATGGAGGGATCTTAGTCCTCTCTATAAAATCTTTACTTGTACAACCACTAATGTGGTTTCGTCTTAAAAAAATGGTTGAAGAGCAGCGTTTTGAGTGGCTTGTCTGGAATGACAATCAATCTCTGCCTCTACCTATTGAGAGTATGCCGCTCAATCTACGTGTGATTTTAGTTGGTGATAGACTAAGCCTTGAAGAGCTTGAGTTTATGGAGCCTGAGCTAAATAGCACTGCTTTATATGGTGAATATGAATACGATATGTATTTAGAAGATGAAACCGCTCTTTCTCAATGGTGTGGTTTTGTAAATTCACTGTGCCAAAAGTATCGCCTCCCTTCTCTATCTGCGGATGCTTGGGAAGTCTTGCTAGCACAAGCCGCAAGACAGCATGAAGATCAGCTAATGCTGAGCCTAGATTTAGAATGGCTTTTACGCCAACTTCGTTATGCAATACGTTTTAATCATGAGTCTTCTCTAACTGCTGATGCATTGAAAAAAGCAGAAGAAAATCGCCTATGGCGACACAGTTATTTGTTAGAGCGTAGTCGTGATGAGATTTTACAAGACCAAGTCATGATTCAAACAGAAGGTGAAGCTGTTGGTCAAATCAATGGACTTTCTGTCTTAGATTACCCGGGATATCCTGATTTAATCGGAGAACCAACTCGTATTACCTGCGTTGCACATATAGGTGATGGTGAATTTACGGATGTTGAGCGAAAAGCTGAGCTTGGTGGTAATCTTCATGCTAAAGGAATGATGATTATGCAAGCTTACTTGAACTCAGAATTACGTTTAGACCAACCACAGCCATTTAGCACCTCGATTGTTTTTGAGCAATCATATGGTGAAGTTGATGGTGATAGCGCCTCTTTGGCTGAATTATGTGCATTTATTAGCACTCTGGCACAACAACCTATTGATCAGCAAATTGCCGTTACAGGTGCAGTCGATCAATTTGGTCAAGTTCAACCGATTGGTGGCGTAAACCAGAAAATCGAAGGCTTCTTTGATATCTGCCAACAAAGAGGATTAACGGGTGCGCAAGGCGTGATTATCCCCCTTGCTAATATTCGTCATCTTGTACTTAACGAAAATGTGCAGCAAGCGGTAAAAGAAGAGAAATTTCATATTTGGCCTGTCACTCATGTAGCAGAAGCAATAACGTTACTGACTCGTCAGCCATATTATGAAGAGCAATGTGAACCAGAACAATCAGACTCACACTTGTTAGCTGTTATTCATGATCGTATAACGCTAGCAAATAATCAGGATAGACCTAAATTACCTTGGTTCTTACGTCTATTCAGATAA
- a CDS encoding ABC transporter ATP-binding protein: MPLISLTGAYLSFSDAPLLDSTDLFIEENERVCLVGRNGAGKSTLLRVLSKEQPLDDGQVVYEQDLVTARLQQDPPRDIEGTIFDFVAEGVEEDAKYLTDYHHISKLIETDPSDKNLNKMAELQEVLDSRNLWLLDSRIAEVLEKLGLDGEAELSSLSGGWLRKAALGRALVSAPRVLFLDEPTNHLDIETILWLEKFLKDFQGSIVFISHDRSFIRNMATRIIDLDRGKLSSWPGNYDKYLESKEEALRVEEQQNAEFDRKLAQEEAWIRQGIKARRTRNEGRVRALKALRVERSERREVLGSARMQVEEATRSGKIVFELEDVNYSIGTRKLVRDFSAKVQRGDKIALVGPNGCGKTTLLKLMLGDLKADSGRVHCGTKLEVAYFDQHRATLDPDKTVMDNLAEGKQEVMVNGRPRHVLGYLQDFLFPPKRAMTPVRALSGGERNRLLLARLFLKPSNLLILDEPTNDLDVETLELLEELVDAYQGTVLLVSHDREFVDNSVTECWIFEGDGVINSYVGGYYDAQQQRAQSVSLKSEANKSRNAPEKAEKEAKAKDSSKKNTRTNKLSYHLTRELEQLPAKLESLESQLSELQEEVSGADFFTRPHEETEKVLKALADKEQELETAFDRWQELELMQNGE, translated from the coding sequence ATGCCGTTAATTAGTTTGACAGGGGCTTATTTATCTTTCAGTGATGCCCCACTATTAGATAGCACCGATTTATTTATTGAAGAAAATGAACGCGTTTGTTTAGTTGGGCGTAATGGTGCAGGTAAATCAACACTATTAAGAGTGTTATCTAAAGAGCAACCTTTAGATGACGGTCAAGTTGTTTATGAGCAAGATCTTGTGACTGCTCGCTTACAGCAAGATCCTCCAAGAGATATTGAAGGCACTATCTTTGACTTTGTTGCTGAAGGTGTTGAAGAAGATGCTAAATATCTAACGGATTATCACCATATTTCTAAACTGATTGAGACAGATCCTTCTGATAAAAATCTCAATAAAATGGCAGAGCTACAAGAAGTACTTGATAGCCGTAATTTGTGGTTGCTTGATAGCCGAATTGCAGAAGTGCTAGAAAAACTTGGTTTAGATGGTGAAGCTGAGCTTTCTTCTCTATCAGGTGGTTGGCTAAGAAAAGCAGCCTTAGGGCGTGCATTAGTTAGCGCACCAAGAGTGCTGTTTTTAGATGAACCAACAAACCACCTTGATATTGAAACGATCCTTTGGCTTGAGAAATTCTTAAAAGATTTCCAAGGAAGTATCGTGTTTATTTCCCATGACCGTTCATTTATCCGTAATATGGCAACGCGTATTATCGATCTTGATCGTGGAAAACTTTCTTCATGGCCGGGAAATTACGATAAATACCTTGAAAGCAAAGAAGAAGCATTGCGTGTTGAAGAGCAACAAAACGCTGAGTTTGATCGTAAATTAGCGCAAGAAGAAGCGTGGATACGCCAAGGCATTAAAGCACGACGTACTCGTAACGAAGGTCGTGTAAGAGCATTGAAAGCATTACGTGTTGAACGTAGTGAACGCCGTGAAGTGTTAGGCAGTGCACGTATGCAAGTCGAAGAAGCTACGCGTTCTGGTAAAATCGTATTCGAGTTAGAAGATGTTAATTACAGCATTGGAACCCGCAAGTTAGTTCGTGATTTTTCTGCCAAAGTACAACGTGGCGATAAAATTGCGTTGGTGGGGCCGAATGGTTGCGGTAAAACCACTTTATTGAAACTTATGCTAGGCGATTTAAAAGCAGACAGTGGTCGCGTTCATTGTGGTACTAAGCTTGAAGTTGCTTATTTTGATCAGCACCGTGCAACACTTGATCCTGATAAAACAGTGATGGACAATCTTGCTGAAGGTAAGCAAGAAGTGATGGTAAATGGTCGTCCTCGCCATGTACTTGGTTATTTGCAAGACTTTTTATTTCCACCTAAACGTGCAATGACGCCTGTTCGCGCACTTTCAGGAGGTGAGAGAAACCGTCTATTGCTAGCACGTTTATTCTTAAAACCAAGTAACTTACTTATTCTCGATGAGCCAACCAATGATCTCGATGTTGAAACATTGGAATTGCTAGAAGAACTCGTTGATGCTTACCAAGGCACTGTTTTACTGGTTAGCCATGATCGTGAATTTGTTGATAATAGTGTGACCGAGTGTTGGATCTTTGAAGGTGATGGTGTTATTAACAGCTACGTTGGTGGATATTACGATGCTCAACAACAAAGAGCACAGTCGGTTTCACTAAAGAGTGAGGCAAACAAATCACGTAATGCACCAGAAAAAGCTGAAAAAGAAGCAAAAGCGAAAGATAGCTCTAAAAAGAACACTCGCACTAACAAGTTAAGTTATCATTTGACGCGAGAACTCGAGCAACTTCCTGCGAAATTAGAAAGCTTGGAATCACAGTTAAGTGAGTTACAAGAAGAAGTGAGTGGGGCAGATTTCTTTACTCGTCCTCATGAAGAGACAGAAAAAGTCTTGAAGGCGCTTGCAGATAAAGAACAAGAGCTTGAAACGGCTTTTGATAGATGGCAAGAGCTAGAATTGATGCAAAACGGCGAATAG
- the fabA gene encoding bifunctional 3-hydroxydecanoyl-ACP dehydratase/trans-2-decenoyl-ACP isomerase: MVDKRESYSKEDLIASGRGELFGQDGPPLPSGNMLMMDRIIKMTEDGGTHNKGFIEAEFDIKPDLWFFDCHFVNDPVMPGCLGLDAMWQLVGFYLGWLGGEGKGRALGVGEVKFTGQILPTAKKVTYKIDFKRVINRKLIMGIADGEVYVDGKLIYEAKDLKVGLFKDTTAF, encoded by the coding sequence ATGGTTGATAAACGCGAATCTTATTCTAAAGAAGACCTCATTGCTTCAGGCCGTGGTGAATTATTTGGCCAAGATGGCCCACCACTGCCATCTGGTAATATGCTAATGATGGATCGCATCATTAAAATGACTGAAGATGGCGGCACCCATAATAAAGGCTTTATCGAAGCAGAATTCGATATCAAGCCAGATTTATGGTTCTTTGATTGCCACTTCGTCAATGATCCTGTTATGCCGGGTTGCTTAGGCCTCGATGCCATGTGGCAACTTGTTGGCTTCTATCTTGGCTGGCTTGGTGGTGAAGGCAAAGGCCGTGCGCTTGGTGTTGGTGAAGTTAAATTCACCGGACAAATATTACCGACAGCAAAAAAAGTTACCTATAAAATTGATTTCAAACGTGTTATCAATCGTAAACTGATCATGGGTATTGCCGATGGTGAAGTATATGTTGATGGTAAGCTGATTTATGAAGCAAAAGACTTAAAAGTTGGCTTATTTAAAGATACAACTGCATTCTAA
- the rmf gene encoding ribosome modulation factor, which translates to MKRQKRDRLARALSKGYQAGMQGRSKELCPYFAIDARSHWLGGWRQAMEDRPSLVK; encoded by the coding sequence ATGAAAAGACAGAAACGAGATCGTTTAGCAAGAGCATTATCGAAAGGTTATCAAGCTGGTATGCAAGGCCGTTCTAAAGAACTTTGCCCTTATTTCGCCATTGATGCGCGTTCACATTGGCTTGGAGGCTGGCGACAGGCCATGGAAGATCGCCCGAGTCTGGTAAAATAA
- the pqiA gene encoding membrane integrity-associated transporter subunit PqiA, with the protein MCSGQQHRHEHKHEQILCPQCDLVVSVPQLAQGTKATCPRCHTVLTARWRQPFYQPVALAISALFMLLMASQFTFVSMEVAGITSNVTLMQIPTVMFSENYVELGALFLLFVQIVPAFCMVAILLLCTPIQLPRKLQIWLSRILFQLKSWCMAEIFLAGILVSFVKLMAYGDIGLGLSFLPYVLYCLFQIRAFQCLDRHTLWEKLEPRPNYPDIESGKSGLKQGVRLCRSCTAILPADQYECSRCEVKGHARRPKSLQWTVSLLITSLILYIPANLLPIMVTESLGNNIYSTIMAGVILLWEDGSYPVAMVIFIASIMVPSLKMLAIAWLCWDAHKSNGKRDPARMHFLYEVVEYVGRWSMIDVFVIAVLASLVRMGRLMSIYPDFGVVLFALVVVLTMFSAMMFDPRLTWDKCTTDDDKTTIKEPKGD; encoded by the coding sequence GTGTGCTCTGGTCAACAACATCGTCATGAACATAAACATGAGCAAATATTATGTCCTCAGTGCGATCTGGTGGTCAGTGTTCCTCAGTTAGCACAAGGAACAAAAGCAACATGCCCTCGTTGCCATACAGTATTAACTGCACGTTGGCGCCAACCTTTTTATCAACCTGTTGCATTAGCAATCAGCGCATTATTTATGTTGCTGATGGCAAGCCAGTTTACCTTCGTGAGTATGGAGGTAGCGGGTATCACCAGTAATGTCACACTAATGCAAATCCCAACGGTTATGTTTAGTGAAAATTATGTCGAATTAGGCGCACTTTTCCTATTGTTTGTCCAAATTGTGCCTGCTTTTTGTATGGTGGCAATCTTACTTCTTTGCACTCCCATTCAATTACCTAGAAAACTACAAATTTGGTTATCGCGTATTTTATTCCAATTAAAATCGTGGTGTATGGCAGAAATTTTTCTTGCGGGAATTTTAGTTAGCTTTGTAAAATTAATGGCTTATGGTGATATTGGACTCGGTCTTAGTTTTTTGCCTTATGTGCTTTATTGTTTATTTCAAATTCGAGCATTCCAGTGCCTTGATAGACATACTTTATGGGAAAAATTAGAACCTCGTCCAAATTATCCTGATATTGAATCGGGTAAGTCTGGGTTAAAACAAGGGGTTAGATTATGTCGTTCATGTACGGCAATTTTACCTGCGGATCAATACGAATGTAGCCGTTGTGAAGTTAAAGGACATGCAAGAAGACCTAAAAGTTTACAATGGACGGTCTCTTTGTTGATTACGTCATTAATTCTTTATATCCCCGCTAATTTATTACCCATTATGGTCACTGAATCTTTAGGTAATAATATTTACTCAACCATTATGGCTGGGGTTATTTTGTTATGGGAAGATGGCTCCTATCCTGTCGCAATGGTGATATTTATTGCCAGCATTATGGTACCAAGTTTAAAAATGCTCGCTATTGCTTGGCTGTGTTGGGATGCACATAAATCTAATGGAAAAAGAGATCCTGCTAGAATGCATTTTCTCTATGAAGTTGTTGAATATGTAGGGCGTTGGTCGATGATTGACGTCTTCGTAATTGCTGTTTTAGCTTCATTAGTCAGAATGGGACGTCTGATGAGCATCTATCCTGATTTTGGAGTGGTGCTATTTGCATTGGTTGTAGTGTTAACTATGTTCTCTGCAATGATGTTTGATCCTCGGTTGACGTGGGATAAGTGTACAACCGATGATGATAAAACCACGATTAAGGAGCCTAAGGGTGACTGA